A single Paenibacillus sp. FSL R5-0517 DNA region contains:
- a CDS encoding beta-mannanase has product MRFTDADPSTPLIRKLTLAVDEGRCTLRWLWPERVEAVYVERLELDMMSDDRTGEESAQGKLKLYTREEYKASNGYTDRITGFGAIKYTVYVCQMQEDGPVLIRQRDEDNMVIASAGKADIRFSIRYKSGFFQKRKSVLITVTAEVPVPKEALCYVRKQGGVPLNKEDGTVYPFVSDFAPGRNEMPPVEVAKDDYVRLFFTDGPKYGAAYRLISD; this is encoded by the coding sequence ATGCGATTTACGGATGCTGACCCTTCGACACCCTTGATTCGAAAACTGACACTTGCGGTGGACGAAGGGCGTTGTACACTTCGCTGGCTCTGGCCGGAACGGGTTGAAGCTGTGTATGTGGAACGGCTGGAGCTGGATATGATGAGCGATGATCGTACCGGGGAAGAGTCTGCACAGGGCAAGCTGAAGCTGTACACAAGAGAGGAATATAAGGCGAGCAACGGTTACACGGATCGGATCACGGGTTTTGGTGCCATCAAGTACACGGTGTATGTGTGTCAGATGCAGGAAGATGGGCCTGTGCTGATCCGTCAACGAGATGAAGACAATATGGTGATTGCAAGCGCTGGGAAGGCGGACATCCGCTTCTCCATTCGCTACAAGAGCGGTTTTTTTCAGAAACGAAAAAGTGTATTGATCACCGTCACAGCGGAGGTGCCTGTTCCGAAGGAAGCCCTCTGTTATGTTCGCAAGCAGGGCGGGGTGCCGCTGAATAAGGAAGATGGTACGGTGTATCCTTTTGTGAGTGATTTTGCTCCCGGAAGAAATGAGATGCCGCCCGTTGAAGTCGCCAAGGATGATTATGTGCGATTATTCTTCACGGACGGACCGAAATATGGAGCCGCCTATCGGCTTATATCAGACTAG